The following are encoded in a window of Bos indicus isolate NIAB-ARS_2022 breed Sahiwal x Tharparkar chromosome 21, NIAB-ARS_B.indTharparkar_mat_pri_1.0, whole genome shotgun sequence genomic DNA:
- the PSTPIP1 gene encoding proline-serine-threonine phosphatase-interacting protein 1 isoform X4 — translation MENVGSSHIQLALALREELRSLEEFRERQKEQRKKYEAVMDRVQKSKLSLHKKAMESKKTYEQKCRDADDAEQAFERISTNGQQKQVEKSQNKAKQCKDSAMEAERTYRQNIEQLERVRSEWEQEHRATCEAFQLQEFDRLTILRNSLWVHCNQLSMQCVKDDELYEEVRVTLEGCSVDADIDGFIQAKSTGTEPPAPVPYQNYYDREVAPLSSSPGVQPSCGMIKRFSGLLHGSPKTTLSAASAASTETLTPTPDRNEGVYAAIAVQEAPGPPTMPGQDYRALYDYTAQNSDELNISAGDILEVILEGEDGWWTVQRNGQRGFVPGSYLEKI, via the exons ATGGAGAATGTGGGCAGCTCCCACATCCAGCTGGCCCTGGCCCTGCGCGAGGAGCTGCGGAGCCTGGAGGAGTTCCGtgagaggcagaaggagcagaggaAGAAG tacGAGGCTGTCATGGACCGTGTCCAGAAGAGCAAGCTGTCGCTCCACAAGAAGGCCATGGAG TCCAAGAAGACGTATGAGCAGAAGTGCCGGGATGCAGATGACGCTGAACAGGCCTTTGAGCGCATTAGCACCAACGGTCAACAGAAACAGGTGGAGAAG AGCCAGAACAAAGCCAAGCAGTGCAAGGACTCAGCCATGGAGGCAG AGCGGACATACAGGCAGAACATCGAGcagctggagagggtgcggagtgAGTGGGAGCAGGAGCACCGAGCCACCTGCGAG GCCTTCCAGTTGCAGGAGTTTGACCGGCTGACCATCCTCCGCAACTCCCTGTGGGTGCACTGCAACCAGCTCTCCATGCAGTGTGTCAAGGACGATGAG CTCTACGAAGAGGTGCGGGTGACGCTGGAAGGCTGCAGCGTGGACGCCGACATTGACGGCTTCATCCAGGCCAAGAGCACGGGCACTGAGCCCCCAG CGCCGGTGCCTTACCAGAACTACTATGATCGGGAGGTGGCCCCGTTGTCCAGCAGCCCTGGCGTCCAGCCGTCCTGTGGTATGATAAAGAG GTTTTCTGGGCTGCTGCATGGAAGTCCCAAGACCACACTGTCAGCAGCTTCTGCAG CCTCCACAGAGACCCTGACTCCTACCCCTGACCGGAATGAGGGTGTCTACGCTGCCATCGCCGTGCAGGAGGCGCCAGGGCCCCCCACCATGCCAGGCCAGGACTATAGGGCACTCTATGACTACACAGCCCAG AACTCTGACGAGCTGAACATCTCTGCGGGGGACATCCTGGAAGTCATCCTGGAAGGGGAGGACGGCTGGTGGACGGTACAACGGAACGGGCAGCGTGGCTTTGTCCCTGGCTCCTACCTGGAGAAGATTTAA
- the PSTPIP1 gene encoding proline-serine-threonine phosphatase-interacting protein 1 isoform X3 — translation MPFGSLRASFDSLKQQMENVGSSHIQLALALREELRSLEEFRERQKEQRKKYEAVMDRVQKSKLSLHKKAMESKKTYEQKCRDADDAEQAFERISTNGQQKQVEKSQNKAKQCKDSAMEAERTYRQNIEQLERVRSEWEQEHRATCEAFQLQEFDRLTILRNSLWVHCNQLSMQCVKDDELYEEVRVTLEGCSVDADIDGFIQAKSTGTEPPAPVPYQNYYDREVAPLSSSPGVQPSCGMIKRFSGLLHGSPKTTLSAASAASTETLTPTPDRNEGVYAAIAVQEAPGPPTMPGQDYRALYDYTAQNSDELNISAGDILEVILEGEDGWWTVQRNGQRGFVPGSYLEKI, via the exons CTCCCTGAGGGCCTCCTTTGACTCTCTGAAGCAGC AAATGGAGAATGTGGGCAGCTCCCACATCCAGCTGGCCCTGGCCCTGCGCGAGGAGCTGCGGAGCCTGGAGGAGTTCCGtgagaggcagaaggagcagaggaAGAAG tacGAGGCTGTCATGGACCGTGTCCAGAAGAGCAAGCTGTCGCTCCACAAGAAGGCCATGGAG TCCAAGAAGACGTATGAGCAGAAGTGCCGGGATGCAGATGACGCTGAACAGGCCTTTGAGCGCATTAGCACCAACGGTCAACAGAAACAGGTGGAGAAG AGCCAGAACAAAGCCAAGCAGTGCAAGGACTCAGCCATGGAGGCAG AGCGGACATACAGGCAGAACATCGAGcagctggagagggtgcggagtgAGTGGGAGCAGGAGCACCGAGCCACCTGCGAG GCCTTCCAGTTGCAGGAGTTTGACCGGCTGACCATCCTCCGCAACTCCCTGTGGGTGCACTGCAACCAGCTCTCCATGCAGTGTGTCAAGGACGATGAG CTCTACGAAGAGGTGCGGGTGACGCTGGAAGGCTGCAGCGTGGACGCCGACATTGACGGCTTCATCCAGGCCAAGAGCACGGGCACTGAGCCCCCAG CGCCGGTGCCTTACCAGAACTACTATGATCGGGAGGTGGCCCCGTTGTCCAGCAGCCCTGGCGTCCAGCCGTCCTGTGGTATGATAAAGAG GTTTTCTGGGCTGCTGCATGGAAGTCCCAAGACCACACTGTCAGCAGCTTCTGCAG CCTCCACAGAGACCCTGACTCCTACCCCTGACCGGAATGAGGGTGTCTACGCTGCCATCGCCGTGCAGGAGGCGCCAGGGCCCCCCACCATGCCAGGCCAGGACTATAGGGCACTCTATGACTACACAGCCCAG AACTCTGACGAGCTGAACATCTCTGCGGGGGACATCCTGGAAGTCATCCTGGAAGGGGAGGACGGCTGGTGGACGGTACAACGGAACGGGCAGCGTGGCTTTGTCCCTGGCTCCTACCTGGAGAAGATTTAA
- the PSTPIP1 gene encoding proline-serine-threonine phosphatase-interacting protein 1 isoform X2 produces MKACRDFTAHTGYEVLLQRLLDGRKMCKDVEELLRQRAQAEERYGKELVQIARKAGGQTEINSLRASFDSLKQQMENVGSSHIQLALALREELRSLEEFRERQKEQRKKYEAVMDRVQKSKLSLHKKAMESKKTYEQKCRDADDAEQAFERISTNGQQKQVEKSQNKAKQCKDSAMEAERTYRQNIEQLERVRSEWEQEHRATCEAFQLQEFDRLTILRNSLWVHCNQLSMQCVKDDELYEEVRVTLEGCSVDADIDGFIQAKSTGTEPPAPVPYQNYYDREVAPLSSSPGVQPSCGMIKRFSGLLHGSPKTTLSAASAASTETLTPTPDRNEGVYAAIAVQEAPGPPTMPGQDYRALYDYTAQNSDELNISAGDILEVILEGEDGWWTVQRNGQRGFVPGSYLEKI; encoded by the exons GGCCCAGGCGGAGGAGCGGTACGGAAAGGAGCTGGTGCAGATTGCCCGCAAGGCAGGTGGCCAGACGGAGATCAA CTCCCTGAGGGCCTCCTTTGACTCTCTGAAGCAGC AAATGGAGAATGTGGGCAGCTCCCACATCCAGCTGGCCCTGGCCCTGCGCGAGGAGCTGCGGAGCCTGGAGGAGTTCCGtgagaggcagaaggagcagaggaAGAAG tacGAGGCTGTCATGGACCGTGTCCAGAAGAGCAAGCTGTCGCTCCACAAGAAGGCCATGGAG TCCAAGAAGACGTATGAGCAGAAGTGCCGGGATGCAGATGACGCTGAACAGGCCTTTGAGCGCATTAGCACCAACGGTCAACAGAAACAGGTGGAGAAG AGCCAGAACAAAGCCAAGCAGTGCAAGGACTCAGCCATGGAGGCAG AGCGGACATACAGGCAGAACATCGAGcagctggagagggtgcggagtgAGTGGGAGCAGGAGCACCGAGCCACCTGCGAG GCCTTCCAGTTGCAGGAGTTTGACCGGCTGACCATCCTCCGCAACTCCCTGTGGGTGCACTGCAACCAGCTCTCCATGCAGTGTGTCAAGGACGATGAG CTCTACGAAGAGGTGCGGGTGACGCTGGAAGGCTGCAGCGTGGACGCCGACATTGACGGCTTCATCCAGGCCAAGAGCACGGGCACTGAGCCCCCAG CGCCGGTGCCTTACCAGAACTACTATGATCGGGAGGTGGCCCCGTTGTCCAGCAGCCCTGGCGTCCAGCCGTCCTGTGGTATGATAAAGAG GTTTTCTGGGCTGCTGCATGGAAGTCCCAAGACCACACTGTCAGCAGCTTCTGCAG CCTCCACAGAGACCCTGACTCCTACCCCTGACCGGAATGAGGGTGTCTACGCTGCCATCGCCGTGCAGGAGGCGCCAGGGCCCCCCACCATGCCAGGCCAGGACTATAGGGCACTCTATGACTACACAGCCCAG AACTCTGACGAGCTGAACATCTCTGCGGGGGACATCCTGGAAGTCATCCTGGAAGGGGAGGACGGCTGGTGGACGGTACAACGGAACGGGCAGCGTGGCTTTGTCCCTGGCTCCTACCTGGAGAAGATTTAA